DNA from Pseudomonas mendocina:
CCTGACTCACCGCCTGCTCAAGCTACCGGCGCCCGAGGAGCCGCCACAGGGCAAGGCCAAGGCACCACTGGACGCCTGCAAGCTGCCCGGTGAATTCGCCGCTCTGCCGCTGTTCGAGTTGCTGCACGGGCAGATCGATTTCGCCGAGAGTCTGGGGACTCGTCTCGAGCGTCTGGACGTGAAAGCGCTGGACTGCGGCCCCCGCGAGCGTGATTTCATCGAGGCCATGCAGCGCTTTCACCAGCACTTCAGTGCGCTGCTGCACAGCCAGGGGCTGATCAGTTTCAACGGTGCCTTCGCGCAGCTGAGCGAGCGCCTGAGCAGCGACGGTGGCAAATCCGGCCCCGCCCTGCTCGCCTTGAGTCACTTGCTGATCGACGAATTCCAGGACATCTCGCCACAGATCGTGCTGTGGCTGCAGGCAGTACACCGTCGCCTGCACGCAGCGGGCGAACGCATCAGCCTGATGGCCATCGGTGATGACTGGCAATCGATCTACGGCTGGCGTGGCAGCTCGCCGGAGCTGTTCATCGACTTCGACCGTCACTTCCCCAGCCGGGGGCGCGGCAAGAGCACCACCCTGCTGCTGAGCACCAATTACCGCAGCATCGAGCCGGTGATCCGTGACGGCGAGAAGGTGCTGGCCGAGGTGCACAACAAGCAGGCCAAGACCTGCGTCGCGGCCAAGGCGATGCAGCCGGGCGACCATGGTGTCAGGCTGATCCAGCGCTTCGACCTGGCCAGCGGCCTGCCGACGCTGCTCAAGGAAATCAGCGCGCAGTGCCAGCACGTCAGCCAGCGTCCCAACGCGGATCGTACCGCCGTGCTGCTGCTCAGCCGACGCAACGAGCCGTTGCAGCAGGTGCGCGCACAGCTGGATAAGGCGCTGCCGGTCAGAACCATGACCATCCACCGCGCCAAGGGCCTGCAGGCCGAAGTGGCAATCATCCTCGACGACTGCCTGCCCGTGGACAAACACCCGCTGCGCAACGCGCTCTACGCCCAATGCGGCTTCTTCGCCGGTAGCTACGACCAGGCCATGCAGGACGAAGCCAGACGCCTGGCCTACGTGGCCATTACCCGCGGTGTGAGCCGGGTACTGTGGTACACGCGCAAGGCCCAGGGCGCCACGCAGTGCTTGGCAGCGAGCCGGCCAATCGCGCAAGCTTCAGGCTGATCGGCACTTCAGGCGTTCCCATGGACAAACTGCTGGCTCTGCGCACCTTCGTCGCCACCGTCCGCTGCGGAGGTTTTTCCGCTGCAGCGCGGCAACTGGGCCTGGCCACCTCATCGGTAACCCGCGCGGTCAACGCCCTGGAGCAAGAGCTGGGCTGCGTGCTGCTCAACCGCAATACGCGGCAGATCAGCGTCAGCGAGGCTGGACGTGAGTATTTCGAACGCGCCCTGGCCATCCTCGACGCTCTCGACGAAGCCGATGCTGCCGTGGCCGACAATGGCGAAGAGGTGCGTGGCAGGCTCGCAGTGAGCGTGCCGGTGGAGTTCGCCCGGCGCATCATCGCTCCGCGCCTGGGCGAACTGCTGGAGCGACACCCGCACCTGGAGCTGACGCTGCGCGTGACCGATGAGGTGGTCGACCTGCTTAGCGAACGGGTCGACCTGGCGCTACGCCTGGGCTCGTCCATCGTCAGCGACGACGTGGTCAGCCAGCGCGTTGGTAGTTTCAGGCGTTGGCTGGTGGCAAGCCCGCAGTACCTGGGGCGCACCTCCACCATCGCCCATCCGGATGCCCTCCAGGCGCACGCCTGCCTGCAATACGACTATGGCAGCCCGGCGAACTATTGGCGTTTCGAGCAGCAGGGCACGACGCTGCAGGTGCCGATCAGCGGGCGCCTGCGCAGCAACAACGCCGATATCCTGCGTCAGGCGGCGCTGGATGGTCAGGGCATCGCGCTACTGTCGGACTGGCTGGTACGCGACGATGTGGATAGTGGCAAGCTGCAGCGCCTGCTGCCCGACTATGAAGTTGCCCCCGGCCCTCACGAAGGCACCATCCACCTGCTGTACCTGCCGAACCACCGGGGTTCGAAGCGCATCGCCGCGTTCAGCGAGTTTCTCCAGGGATTGCTGCGGGACTAAGCGCCTTTGCACGGCGCGCAACGCAGCGTTGCCGGTTCGACGGATTCTCCGCTTGGCGTTACCTGCCTAACCTTGCGCCTGTCGCTTCCTCTCATCGAGATCCCATCATGACTAGCCAGACCTCCTCACTCACGAGCGAGTCGCCAGCCCTGCCGCAGGCATTGGTGCTGCTGTTCGCCCTGTGCTGCGGCGCCATCGTCGCCAACCTCTACTACGCCCAGCCGATCATCGAGCTGATCGCCCCGGATGTCGGCCTCAGCGCCGAGCGCGCCAGCCTGATCGTTTCGCTGACGCAGATCGGCTATGCCCTCGGGCTGCTGTTTCTGGTACCGCTTGCCGACCTGCTGGAAAGCCGTCGGCTGATGCTGATCACCACCGCGGCCGCCCTGCTCTGCCTGCTGGCGGCCGCCTTCGCGAATCAGCCGGATCTGTTTCTCGGTCTGGCACTACTGATCGGCCTCAGCTCGGTCTCGGTGCAGATGCTGATTCCTCTGGCGGCCAACCTGGCACCGGAAGCCAGCCGGGGCCGCGTCGTGGGCAACATCATGAGCGGCCTGTTGCTGGGCATCCTGCTGGCGCGGCCGCTGGCCAGTCTGGTGGCTGGCGAGCTCGGTTGGCGCGCGGTGTACCTGATGGCTGCCGGCCTGATGCTGCTGATTACACTGGTGATCGCCACCACCATCCCGCGCCACGCCCCCAGCCACCGCGCCAGTTACGGGCAACTGCTGGCTTCGCTCATCCACCTGCTGCGCCGCTACCCAACACTGCGCCGCCGTGCGCTTTATCAGGGACTGATGTTCGCCAGCTTCAGCCTGTTCTGGACTGTGGCGCCGCTGGAACTGTCGCGTCACCTGGGATTGAGCCAACAGGACATCGCCCTGTTCGCCCTCGCCGGCGCCATCGGCGCAGTGGCGGCGCCCATCGCCGGGCGCCTGGCCGATGCCGGCCACACCTGGCGCGCCAGCCTGGTGGCGCTGATCCTGGCGCCACTGGCCTTCGCCCCCAACCTGTTGAACACCGGGCTGGGCTGGGTCGGGCTGATCGTCACCGCCATCGTCCTGGATTTCGCGGTGCAGATGAGCATGGTGCTGGGTCAACGCAGCATCTACGCCCTAGAGCCGCAGAGCCGAGCCCGCCTCAATGCGCTGTACATGACCAGCATCTTCGTCGGTGGCGCCATCGGCTCGGCGCTGGCCAGCCCGGTCTACGAGCGCTTCGGTTGGTCAGGCACGGCCCTGCTGGCCGCCGGATTGCCCCTGCTGGCTCTTTGCGCCTTCCTGCGCGGCGACAGGTGATCGCACCTGCCGGCTGTGGTTCACTTCGCCACACGGAAACCGGCCGCACATTGCTGGTTCGACCAGGGGAAGGAGGCACTGCGATGGCAACCATGAAGATTCACGAAGGCGGCTGCCTGTGCGGCCACATCCGCTTCGCCGCCAAAGGTCAGGTGCTCCGGCCACATACCTGCTCATGCCGAACATGCCAGCGTCACTCCGGAGCCTTGACCCAGGCCTGGGTGGAGTTCGCCATCGACCAAGTCGAGTGGACAGGCCCGGGCGGAGCACCGGCCACCTGGCGCTCATCGGAGTGGTCGAGCCGGGCGTTCTGCCCGGTATGCGGCAGCACCATCGGCGCCATCGACGACGAGCCGACACTAGCCATCGCCGTGGGTGTGTTCGACACTCCCAAGCGCAAGACACTGATGCCGCAGTACCACTCCCATGTTTCCAGCCGCCCCCACTGGTGGCGCCTGCAAGAGCCGAATCAGGGCTGATACCCGCCCCAGCTGTGCCGCCGAAGGAAAGGGGTAGCAGGGAAAATGCAGGCAACAAAAAACCCGCCGAAGCGGGTTTCTTCCCAACCATCCGACATCCTGTCGGTGGCCAATCCTGGCCTGGTCATCGTCCTTGATCCTCAGCGATCCGTCGCTGCAGGGGATGTGTATAGATTAATGATCGGGCCTAGGCAGACATAGCAGCGGTTGGCGCCAGTACGTGTAGGAGATTTGCTATAGCGTTACCGATTGACGATCCTGCCGAGCCCCTTATGCTCAGGGAAACAAGGAGTCGTCATGCATTCAGCCCCGGAAGCTCTCCGTTCGCTCCCTGAAAATCGCTATGCCGAACAGTTGCACCGCGGTTTTCGTTTCTTGCGCTTCAGCCAGCAGCTGGAACCGGAATATCGCCAATACATCAGCCAGGTGCAGGCGCGCTACCAGAAAGTCGCCGTACTCCTGGGGCTCGGCATATGGATGGTCTTCACCTTTGTCGACGTACTGCGCCTAGATCTGTGGCAACGCTTCCCTGACTACCCGGCAGCGCTCTGGAGCCTGCTGCTGGTGCGCGGCGCGATCATCCTCATGCTCGGCCTCCTCGCCCTGCAGCTGCTCAACGGCAGCCGGGGGCACTACGGCCCGAACGTGGTAACCGTCACCCTGCTGAGCCTGGTGCTGGGCACCACGCTAACGGTCGTTCTCTACCAGAATCTAGACGTCCACATCTCCAACAGCGTGCTGCTGCTGATGGCCATCACCCTGTTCTTTCCCCTCGGCCTGTCGTTTCGCGGCAATCTGCTGCTGGCAGCGGCCAGCCTGCCCCTGGTCGTGATACCAGGTCTGTGGTTATTAACGGAGACGCAACAGGTCGATCACCTGCGCCTGTGCTTCATCTTCAGCCTGGCACTGCTGATCTGTGCAATGGGCGCCTATGTCAGGGATCACACCCAGCGCGAGCAATTTCTGTTGCTGCAACTGCTGGACTGGCAAGCCAATCACGATCCGCTCACGGCCTTGCACAACCGCCGCAGCTTTACTCAGCACCTGGATCTCGCCCTGCTCCAGGGGCGACGGGAGTCAGCCAAGGTCGCGCTGTTGATGCTCGACATCGATCATTTCAAGCGCTTCAACGATCACTACGGACATCAAGCCGGCGACGATGCGCTACGCCAGGTCGGCCGACTACTGCAGCATTTCGCTCGTCGCCCCATGGACATGGCAGTACGCCTGGGCGGAGAAGAGTTCGCCCTACTGCTGTACGGCTGCGACGCTGAGCAGGTGCGAGCGCTCGGAGAAGCGCTGCACAGCGAATTGGCCTCCCTGAACATTGCCCACGCCGCCTCACCGACGGCCAACCAGCTCACCGTGAGCATTGGCGCGCACCTGGCCATGGATGGCGAAAGCAGTGAGGAGCTGTATCGCCGAGTCGACGGCCTGCTCTATCAGGCCAAACAGTCCGGTCGAAATCGCCTGACACTGGGCTGAGCTTTTGCCGGCCAGACAAGAGCATCGGGAACATCCTTTGGCATCGCCTGCACGCCCGAACGCTTGCCGTGAAAAATTGCAGGCAACAAAAAACCCGCCGAAGCGGGTTTCCTCCCAACCATCCGACATCCTGTCGGTGGCCATTCATGGCCTGGTCATCGTCCTTGATCCTCAGCACTCCATCGCTGCAGGGGATGTGTGTAGATTACTGCTCAGGCCGGTGCGGCAAAAGCGGTGCTTACCGCCATAGCGTGTAATACATTCGCTATAGCCGGCCAACTCAACGACCGATCATGCGCGCCAGCACGTCTTCACCACTCTGACGGCGATGGACGAAAGCCATCGCCGCATGGCCGATCACCATGAACAGCAGCAGCCAGCCGAGGTTGCCGTGCAGCAGGCTGGCCAGGGCAATCATCCACTCGATCTTGCCATCGCTGAAGCCGGGCATGATGGTCATGCCGAAGGCGACGAACTCGCGTCCCGAACCGTACTGGCGCAGCAACGCAATGAAGGGAATCACGAACATGAGTCCATACAGCGCCAGGTGACCAAAGCGCGCCAGGCTGCTGACCGCTGCCGGGCGCCGGCCGCTGTTGTACAGCGCCCACAATAGGCGAATCACCACCAGCACCATCAGCAGCAGGCCGGTGGCCTTGTGCGTACCCCAGGCGAATTTATCCAGGGCGCTGTCCTCTACCAGTGTGTGCGCGAGCACGGTCACGAATTGCCAGCCGAGCAGAACGGCCATACCCCAGTGCAGCAGGCGCGTAACGGCGCCATAGCGCTGTGCAGAATCATGCAGGTTCGACATCACGGTTCCTCTCCAATGTCATCAATGAAATCTACGCGGCTTCATGCCGCTATCGGTGCGAAAGACCCGTCCCAGAGCCAATGGTGCCGCGCCGACTCAAATCATGAGCAAGAGAGATGTTAGCAAGGATGTCAGAAAGGCATCACGGCACGCACCCGTGAAAACGAGGACGTGCCGGATGATCAGGCGTCGCGCAGCGCTTCGCGCCAGGCGTGGTATTGCGGCTCCTGCCAGATGCGCGCATGCAGCCGCGCCATGCCGTCAGGATCGTTGAGCAGTCGCCAGCGGGTTGCCTCGACCTTGCCCTCAGGCCCGGCATTGAGGATTTCCTCGATACGCGCCTCGCGCAATGCTTCGGCAGCCGGCACCACCTTGGCGTGGCGGGCACGGGCCATGGCGCAGACCAGGGCGTTGTACAACGGATCGACCACGGCACGCAGGAAGCCCTTGCGCAGCGCCCGCGCGCTGTTCAGTTGCTCGTACGCAGAGGTGTTGCTCAGTTCAAGCGGAATCTTGTGCTCTTCCGGAATCACGAACAGCTTGCTGCGTCGGGCCGCCAGCCCCGGTGTGGTTCGGCTGGTCAGCACCGACACCACCGGCGAGAGAATCAGCGACACAACGATCGGCGCCAGCCACCAGAGGAAATCCGGATCGAGCCACGCAACCAGCGCAGTCCAGCCGATCCCCAGCAGCACCTGGGTGCCATGGCGGCGGAAGGCTTCGCTCCAGGGCGTCGAATCATCGACACGCTGTGGCGAATTCCACTGCACCGACCAGCCAAGGAAGGCGGCCGTCACGAACAGGCTGTGGAACAACATGCGTACCGGTGCCAGCAGAACCGAACAGGACGCCTCCAGCAACATCGACAGCAACACCCGCAGACGGCCGCCATAAGCGTCGGCGCCCTTGATCCAGATCAGCAGTACGCTGAGCAGCTTGGGCAGGAACAGCAGGGTCATGGTCGCGGAGAACAGCGCGATGGCCTGCTCCGGCTGCCAACGTGGCCATAGCGGGTAAAGCTGATTGGGCTGCAGGAAGTACTCCGGCACCATCAGCGTATGAATCGCCAGCAGGCCGGTGGACAGCAGCAGGAACAGCAGCCACAGCGGAGCCGACAGATAGGACATCACGCCGGTGAGGAACACCACGCGGTGCACCGCGTGCATGCCGCGCACGAGGAACAGACGGAAGTTCATCAGGTTACCCTGGCACCAGCGGCGATCACGCTTGAGCTCGTCGAGCAGGTTCGGCGGCAGCTCTTCATAGCTGCCCGGCAGGTCGTAGGCGATCCACACACCCCAGCCGGCGCGTCGCATCAGCGCGGCTTCGACGAAGTCGTGGGACAGGATCGCCCCGGCGAAGGAACCGGTGCCCGGCAAAGGCGCCAGCGCGCAGTGCTCGATGAAGGGTTTGACGCGAATGATCGCGTTGTGGCCCCAGTAGTGCGACTCACCCAGCTGCCAGAAGTTGAGCCCCGCGGTGAACAGTGGCCCGTAGACGCTGGTGGCGAACTGCTGCAGGCGCGCGTACAGAGTGTCCATGCCGGACGCCTTGGGCGCGGTCTGGATGATGCCGGCGCCCGGGTTGGCTTCCATCAGGCGCACCAGGCGCGTCAGGCATTCGCCACTCATCACGCTGTCGGCATCGAGCACCACCATATAGCGGTAGTTGCTGCCCCAACGACGGCAGAAGTCGTCGATGTTGCCGCTCTTGCGCTTCACCCGGCGCCGACGGCGGCGGTAGAAAATGTGGCCGAAGCCCTCGACCTCGCGGCACAGCTCCATCCAGGCCTGCTGTTCGGCGACGCAGATGTCCGGATCGTTACTGTCGCTGAGGACGAAGAAATCGAAGTGCTCGAGTTGCCCGGTGGCCTTGAGCGACTCGAAGGTCGCGCGCAGGCCGGCGAATACACGCGGCACGTGCTCGTTGGCGATCGGCATGACCAGCGCGGTGCGCGCCCGCGGCGAGATCGGCTCGTCACCGCAGCTGCTGGCCGAAATGCTGTAGCGGTCACGCCCCTTGAGCAACTGGAAGAAGCCCATCAGCGCCGTCCA
Protein-coding regions in this window:
- a CDS encoding cytochrome b, whose protein sequence is MSNLHDSAQRYGAVTRLLHWGMAVLLGWQFVTVLAHTLVEDSALDKFAWGTHKATGLLLMVLVVIRLLWALYNSGRRPAAVSSLARFGHLALYGLMFVIPFIALLRQYGSGREFVAFGMTIMPGFSDGKIEWMIALASLLHGNLGWLLLFMVIGHAAMAFVHRRQSGEDVLARMIGR
- the mdoH gene encoding glucans biosynthesis glucosyltransferase MdoH — encoded protein: MNNSLDATQIQDYLDELPLDQERQQALAHRLELEGGDLAALHRALQEQEHGVAEPLEETREMLDSVPARLALGWPDAVERGCRIVQDHQGRPTIDSTPPITRTRMVPEPWQINILSRGWSRLKGKKTAPRPRTREPEAFSEAHWRRVAAVRRSALLVLMLVQTVVATWYMKSVLPYQGWSLVDLGLVFEQPWLESARQILPYVVQTSILALFALLFCWVSMGFWTALMGFFQLLKGRDRYSISASSCGDEPISPRARTALVMPIANEHVPRVFAGLRATFESLKATGQLEHFDFFVLSDSNDPDICVAEQQAWMELCREVEGFGHIFYRRRRRRVKRKSGNIDDFCRRWGSNYRYMVVLDADSVMSGECLTRLVRLMEANPGAGIIQTAPKASGMDTLYARLQQFATSVYGPLFTAGLNFWQLGESHYWGHNAIIRVKPFIEHCALAPLPGTGSFAGAILSHDFVEAALMRRAGWGVWIAYDLPGSYEELPPNLLDELKRDRRWCQGNLMNFRLFLVRGMHAVHRVVFLTGVMSYLSAPLWLLFLLLSTGLLAIHTLMVPEYFLQPNQLYPLWPRWQPEQAIALFSATMTLLFLPKLLSVLLIWIKGADAYGGRLRVLLSMLLEASCSVLLAPVRMLFHSLFVTAAFLGWSVQWNSPQRVDDSTPWSEAFRRHGTQVLLGIGWTALVAWLDPDFLWWLAPIVVSLILSPVVSVLTSRTTPGLAARRSKLFVIPEEHKIPLELSNTSAYEQLNSARALRKGFLRAVVDPLYNALVCAMARARHAKVVPAAEALREARIEEILNAGPEGKVEATRWRLLNDPDGMARLHARIWQEPQYHAWREALRDA
- a CDS encoding DEAD/DEAH box helicase, with product MLSAVARYKQLLSSALARYFPRTTAYLRAEREATQPRKPVRKQSKKKSTGSKKAIASKSAKSKPGPAGIYPAARLKIEDAQVQAMRERVAQAVSAGLIGAPSDEQWAMILCRAPLARIFAGAGSGKSSTLVLRVVFLLCHLEVEPKRLTVISFTNASCHELRERLQRLLDFWHYPHDARQCVRTFHAAMATLAKERLGNPRWFEQLDDPSDEPDNPLAGGRLRPAQQRLLKQAYQNAYADDARFRALTHRLLKLPAPEEPPQGKAKAPLDACKLPGEFAALPLFELLHGQIDFAESLGTRLERLDVKALDCGPRERDFIEAMQRFHQHFSALLHSQGLISFNGAFAQLSERLSSDGGKSGPALLALSHLLIDEFQDISPQIVLWLQAVHRRLHAAGERISLMAIGDDWQSIYGWRGSSPELFIDFDRHFPSRGRGKSTTLLLSTNYRSIEPVIRDGEKVLAEVHNKQAKTCVAAKAMQPGDHGVRLIQRFDLASGLPTLLKEISAQCQHVSQRPNADRTAVLLLSRRNEPLQQVRAQLDKALPVRTMTIHRAKGLQAEVAIILDDCLPVDKHPLRNALYAQCGFFAGSYDQAMQDEARRLAYVAITRGVSRVLWYTRKAQGATQCLAASRPIAQASG
- a CDS encoding LysR family transcriptional regulator, whose translation is MDKLLALRTFVATVRCGGFSAAARQLGLATSSVTRAVNALEQELGCVLLNRNTRQISVSEAGREYFERALAILDALDEADAAVADNGEEVRGRLAVSVPVEFARRIIAPRLGELLERHPHLELTLRVTDEVVDLLSERVDLALRLGSSIVSDDVVSQRVGSFRRWLVASPQYLGRTSTIAHPDALQAHACLQYDYGSPANYWRFEQQGTTLQVPISGRLRSNNADILRQAALDGQGIALLSDWLVRDDVDSGKLQRLLPDYEVAPGPHEGTIHLLYLPNHRGSKRIAAFSEFLQGLLRD
- a CDS encoding GFA family protein, translated to MATMKIHEGGCLCGHIRFAAKGQVLRPHTCSCRTCQRHSGALTQAWVEFAIDQVEWTGPGGAPATWRSSEWSSRAFCPVCGSTIGAIDDEPTLAIAVGVFDTPKRKTLMPQYHSHVSSRPHWWRLQEPNQG
- a CDS encoding MFS transporter — translated: MTSQTSSLTSESPALPQALVLLFALCCGAIVANLYYAQPIIELIAPDVGLSAERASLIVSLTQIGYALGLLFLVPLADLLESRRLMLITTAAALLCLLAAAFANQPDLFLGLALLIGLSSVSVQMLIPLAANLAPEASRGRVVGNIMSGLLLGILLARPLASLVAGELGWRAVYLMAAGLMLLITLVIATTIPRHAPSHRASYGQLLASLIHLLRRYPTLRRRALYQGLMFASFSLFWTVAPLELSRHLGLSQQDIALFALAGAIGAVAAPIAGRLADAGHTWRASLVALILAPLAFAPNLLNTGLGWVGLIVTAIVLDFAVQMSMVLGQRSIYALEPQSRARLNALYMTSIFVGGAIGSALASPVYERFGWSGTALLAAGLPLLALCAFLRGDR
- a CDS encoding diguanylate cyclase, with amino-acid sequence MHSAPEALRSLPENRYAEQLHRGFRFLRFSQQLEPEYRQYISQVQARYQKVAVLLGLGIWMVFTFVDVLRLDLWQRFPDYPAALWSLLLVRGAIILMLGLLALQLLNGSRGHYGPNVVTVTLLSLVLGTTLTVVLYQNLDVHISNSVLLLMAITLFFPLGLSFRGNLLLAAASLPLVVIPGLWLLTETQQVDHLRLCFIFSLALLICAMGAYVRDHTQREQFLLLQLLDWQANHDPLTALHNRRSFTQHLDLALLQGRRESAKVALLMLDIDHFKRFNDHYGHQAGDDALRQVGRLLQHFARRPMDMAVRLGGEEFALLLYGCDAEQVRALGEALHSELASLNIAHAASPTANQLTVSIGAHLAMDGESSEELYRRVDGLLYQAKQSGRNRLTLG